The sequence AACACCCTAATATTAAAAGCAAAAGCCTACTCTTCAGTAGGCTTTTGTCTTTGGCGTAAGCCAAATGGTGTTTAATGTTGATGATTAAGGCTGTTAATAATGGTGCAGTGGGGCTGCTCACCGCCTTGGCACTCACTCACCATTTGTTGTAACTGGCTGCGTAGATTTTGTAACTTACTGATTTGCAACTCTACATAAGCCAAATGGTTGCGCGTCAGTTGTTTAACATCCTCGGCATTACGGCTGTCGTTATTACGCAAATCGAGTAGGAGTTTACAATCCTCTAGGCTAAAGCCTAAGTCGCGGCATTGGTGTACAAATTTCAGCGATTCAATATCCCGATGGCGATACACCCTGTATCCAGCGTCGTTACGTTCTGCGCAAACGAGGCCGATATCGTGGTAGTAGCGTAT comes from Shewanella oneidensis MR-1 and encodes:
- a CDS encoding Cu(I)-responsive transcriptional regulator — its product is MKIGEVAKHTGLSVKSIRYYHDIGLVCAERNDAGYRVYRHRDIESLKFVHQCRDLGFSLEDCKLLLDLRNNDSRNAEDVKQLTRNHLAYVELQISKLQNLRSQLQQMVSECQGGEQPHCTIINSLNHQH